One region of Streptomyces subrutilus genomic DNA includes:
- a CDS encoding CBS domain-containing protein: MTRRVHEVMTEKPVTVEKLTSLAEAARVMRDASIGDVLVVDEGRLRGIVTDRDLVIRGMADNRDPGETTVHAICTADPVTVRPDDGVDQAMDLMRRHALRRLPVQTEDGELVGVVTLGDLTVERDPGSALAAIAAAEPDT; encoded by the coding sequence ATGACGCGACGCGTCCACGAGGTGATGACCGAGAAGCCGGTGACCGTGGAGAAACTGACATCGCTGGCAGAAGCCGCACGCGTGATGCGGGACGCCTCCATCGGGGACGTCCTCGTCGTCGACGAGGGCCGGCTGCGCGGCATCGTGACCGACCGGGACCTCGTCATACGCGGCATGGCCGACAACCGGGACCCGGGCGAGACGACGGTGCACGCGATCTGTACCGCGGACCCGGTCACCGTACGGCCCGACGACGGCGTCGACCAGGCCATGGACCTCATGCGCCGGCACGCGCTGCGCCGGCTGCCCGTGCAGACGGAGGACGGGGAGCTCGTCGGAGTCGTCACCCTCGGCGATCTCACGGTGGAACGGGACCCGGGGTCGGCCCTCGCGGCCATCGCCGCCGCCGAACCCGACACGTGA
- a CDS encoding hemerythrin domain-containing protein: MAGEDQDVVEVILKDHRTMEELFRRMRSIEADRAGAREEFAALLIAHGEAEEIEVYGALKRFQDVDNEEVEHGEEEHAEGNKALLALLEVDDVGSDAWDERLEELVKAVTHHLDEEERTILNGAREGVPNERRAELGAAFLREREKQLASGCGSIENVRRIVGA; this comes from the coding sequence ATGGCAGGCGAGGACCAGGACGTCGTCGAGGTGATCCTCAAGGACCACCGCACCATGGAGGAGCTGTTCCGCCGCATGCGGAGCATCGAGGCGGACCGCGCCGGAGCACGGGAGGAGTTCGCGGCGCTGCTCATCGCGCACGGGGAGGCGGAGGAGATCGAGGTCTACGGGGCGCTCAAACGCTTCCAGGACGTCGACAACGAGGAAGTCGAGCACGGCGAGGAGGAGCACGCCGAGGGCAACAAGGCCCTGCTGGCGCTGCTGGAAGTGGACGACGTCGGCTCCGACGCGTGGGACGAGCGGCTGGAGGAGCTGGTCAAGGCGGTCACCCACCACCTGGACGAGGAGGAGCGGACCATCCTCAACGGTGCCAGGGAGGGCGTCCCGAACGAGCGCCGGGCCGAGCTGGGCGCCGCGTTCCTGCGGGAGCGCGAGAAGCAGCTGGCGTCCGGCTGCGGCAGCATCGAGAACGTGCGCAGGATCGTCGGCGCGTGA
- a CDS encoding CsbD family protein, with amino-acid sequence MRAKKEQATGKAKETMGRAVGNERLTAKGRGEQAKGDARGAKEKIKDTIKDTVDE; translated from the coding sequence ATGCGGGCCAAGAAGGAACAGGCGACGGGCAAGGCCAAGGAAACCATGGGCCGGGCCGTCGGCAATGAGCGTCTCACCGCGAAGGGCCGCGGGGAGCAGGCCAAGGGAGACGCCCGCGGGGCCAAGGAAAAGATCAAGGACACCATCAAGGACACCGTGGACGAGTAG
- a CDS encoding DUF5954 family protein: protein MDHGVVGPGGSRPMVVRVPVEPVEAAMEADAVDAVKRAGDVVVRGPLFGVAEQGPGDGPRWRMAVAVTAGCPQQARDALNTRLWFRAKDDARDRAERRALLAAVARLETERVDDLEAAGTRYRVVRAEEYAASGPGGIEQPRPTDPEPPVPDWDRAAKGPEIDDGLVLDPDAPVTPSQAVERLALRDLCYAGERFPEDVRADARRALDTHPDVLLLPAAFTVAEQSAGGWRPVSGPHESAHAARRSLDFALTWMWPRMRGHIPDDADPQADARTWARDGAAPADRRAARLAAYAEAADTLRAGRVNRLEFEGAVYQIVRTRRLLRWGPDGPEGPRPSDVNSQDPARIHLALDEDGNVIPED from the coding sequence ATGGACCATGGGGTAGTGGGGCCGGGCGGGTCGCGGCCGATGGTGGTACGGGTGCCGGTCGAGCCGGTGGAGGCCGCGATGGAGGCCGACGCCGTCGACGCCGTGAAGCGGGCGGGCGATGTCGTCGTGCGCGGCCCGCTGTTCGGGGTGGCCGAGCAGGGCCCCGGCGACGGGCCGCGCTGGCGGATGGCGGTCGCGGTGACGGCCGGCTGCCCGCAACAGGCCCGTGACGCGCTGAACACGCGGCTGTGGTTCCGCGCGAAGGACGACGCGCGGGACAGGGCGGAGCGGCGTGCGCTGCTGGCGGCGGTCGCCCGCCTGGAGACCGAGCGGGTCGACGACCTGGAGGCGGCCGGGACCCGGTACCGCGTCGTGCGCGCCGAGGAGTACGCCGCCTCCGGGCCGGGCGGCATCGAACAGCCCCGCCCCACCGATCCGGAGCCGCCCGTACCCGACTGGGACCGTGCCGCGAAGGGGCCGGAGATCGACGACGGACTGGTCCTGGACCCGGACGCGCCGGTCACCCCCAGCCAGGCCGTCGAGCGGCTGGCGCTGCGCGACCTGTGCTACGCGGGCGAACGTTTCCCCGAGGACGTGCGCGCCGACGCGCGGCGGGCGCTCGACACGCACCCGGACGTCCTGCTGCTGCCCGCGGCGTTCACGGTGGCGGAGCAGAGCGCCGGCGGTTGGAGGCCGGTCAGCGGCCCCCACGAGTCGGCGCACGCCGCCCGGCGGTCGCTGGACTTCGCGCTGACGTGGATGTGGCCGCGGATGCGCGGTCACATCCCCGACGACGCGGACCCGCAGGCCGACGCCCGGACCTGGGCCCGGGACGGCGCGGCCCCGGCCGACCGGCGCGCCGCGCGGCTGGCCGCGTACGCCGAGGCCGCCGACACGCTCCGGGCCGGCCGCGTCAACCGGCTGGAGTTCGAGGGCGCCGTGTACCAGATCGTCCGCACCCGCCGCCTGCTGCGCTGGGGCCCCGACGGGCCCGAGGGACCCCGCCCGTCCGACGTGAACTCCCAGGACCCCGCCCGCATCCACCTGGCACTCGACGAGGACGGCAACGTCATCCCGGAGGACTGA
- a CDS encoding DUF4232 domain-containing protein — translation MQYTTGVGRSAAALVTAVAAATALMTGCTPAGDDGAVSKPSASPAASQPVKPTPAATPTPTGGASSGGRGTGGGGTGGGTKACTIDQIKASAAHQADVRPPGTGTGAAIVSVTNSSRQACTLRGYPTVAGAGHGSPDKNLPLTVTPSGSAATVSLVPGARAWTKLTFANVQGEADGYCASGATPAAFPTLVLGVPGAGAHQIAMDDGVFALCDDKATATAFSPTEPS, via the coding sequence ATGCAGTACACGACAGGCGTCGGCCGGTCCGCGGCAGCGCTGGTGACGGCGGTGGCGGCCGCCACCGCCCTGATGACCGGCTGCACACCGGCCGGCGACGACGGCGCGGTCTCCAAGCCGTCGGCGTCGCCCGCCGCTTCGCAACCGGTGAAGCCGACGCCCGCCGCCACGCCCACGCCCACCGGTGGAGCTTCCTCCGGCGGGCGAGGGACCGGCGGGGGCGGCACGGGCGGCGGGACGAAGGCCTGCACGATCGACCAGATCAAGGCCTCCGCAGCCCACCAGGCCGATGTCCGGCCGCCCGGTACGGGAACGGGAGCCGCCATCGTCTCGGTCACCAACTCCTCGAGGCAGGCCTGCACGCTCCGCGGATACCCGACGGTCGCCGGAGCCGGCCACGGCTCGCCCGACAAGAACCTGCCGCTCACCGTCACCCCCAGCGGCTCGGCCGCCACGGTGTCCCTGGTCCCGGGCGCCCGGGCCTGGACCAAACTCACCTTCGCCAACGTCCAGGGCGAGGCCGACGGCTACTGCGCCTCCGGCGCCACGCCCGCCGCCTTCCCCACGCTCGTCCTCGGCGTGCCCGGCGCGGGCGCACACCAGATCGCCATGGACGACGGCGTGTTCGCCCTCTGCGACGACAAGGCGACCGCCACGGCCTTCTCGCCGACCGAACCCTCCTGA
- the katG gene encoding catalase/peroxidase HPI has product MSGSESENPAIPSPAPAATRPRTNRDWWPNQLDLQVLHQHSEQANPMGADFSYAQEFATLDVDALKRDVFAVMTASQDWWPADYGHYGPLFIRMSWHAAGTYRIADGRGGGGSGAQRFAPLNSWPDNASLDKARRLLWPVKQKYGQKISWADLLVFAGNCAMESMGFKTFGFGFGREDIWEPEEIFWGSEDTWLGDERYSGDRELTGPFGAVQMGLIYVNPEGPNGNPDPIAAARDIRETFARMAMNDEETVALIVGGHTFGKCHGAVDPQYIGPEPEGCPIEQQGLGWHNSYGSGRGVDAITSGLEGAWTAEPTKWDNGYLDNLFRYDWELTRSPAGAQQWTPKDPSAQGTVPDAHDPSKRHAPMMLTTDLALKVDPVYGPISKSFHEDPAKLADAFARAWYKLLHRDMGPLSRYLGPWIPAPQLWQDPVPPLDHALVGDAEIADLKARILASGRSVSQLAATAWAAAASFRGTDKRGGANGARLRLAPQKDWEVNASPEVAETVRALEGIREEFNGAQAGGTKVSLADLIVLGGCAAVEQAAKSAGHAVTVPFAPGRTDASQEQTDVQSFSVLEPKADGFRNYLPEGEKLSPETLLLDRANMLTLTVPEMTVLVGGMRALNTGYKQSAHGVFTDRPEALTNDFFTHLLDMGTEWKASASVENVFEGRDRASGEVKWTATAVDLVFGSNSQLRAVSEVYASQDAGEKFVRDFVRAWDKVMNLDRFDLA; this is encoded by the coding sequence GTGTCCGGCAGCGAAAGCGAAAACCCAGCAATCCCCTCCCCGGCCCCGGCGGCGACGCGCCCCAGGACGAACCGGGACTGGTGGCCGAACCAGCTGGACCTGCAGGTCCTCCACCAGCATTCGGAGCAGGCCAATCCGATGGGCGCGGATTTCAGCTACGCGCAGGAGTTCGCGACCCTCGACGTCGACGCGCTGAAGCGGGACGTCTTCGCGGTGATGACGGCCTCGCAGGACTGGTGGCCCGCGGATTACGGCCACTACGGGCCGCTGTTCATCCGGATGAGCTGGCATGCCGCGGGAACGTACCGGATCGCGGACGGCCGCGGCGGAGGCGGTTCCGGCGCCCAGCGCTTCGCCCCCCTCAACAGCTGGCCCGACAACGCGAGCCTCGACAAGGCGCGCCGTCTGCTGTGGCCGGTGAAGCAGAAGTACGGCCAGAAGATCTCCTGGGCCGACCTTCTGGTCTTCGCGGGCAACTGCGCCATGGAGTCGATGGGATTCAAGACCTTCGGATTCGGTTTCGGCCGGGAGGACATCTGGGAGCCCGAGGAAATCTTCTGGGGTTCCGAGGACACCTGGCTCGGTGACGAGCGCTACTCCGGCGATCGGGAACTCACCGGTCCTTTCGGTGCGGTGCAGATGGGGCTGATCTACGTCAATCCGGAGGGCCCCAACGGAAATCCGGACCCGATCGCCGCGGCCCGGGACATTCGCGAGACGTTCGCGCGCATGGCGATGAACGACGAGGAGACGGTCGCGCTGATCGTCGGCGGCCACACGTTCGGCAAGTGCCACGGAGCCGTCGACCCCCAGTACATCGGCCCGGAACCCGAGGGCTGCCCGATCGAGCAGCAGGGCCTCGGCTGGCACAACTCGTACGGCAGCGGCCGCGGCGTCGACGCGATCACCAGCGGGCTCGAGGGCGCGTGGACCGCCGAGCCGACGAAGTGGGACAACGGGTACCTGGACAACCTGTTCCGCTACGACTGGGAGCTGACGAGGAGCCCGGCCGGCGCGCAGCAGTGGACCCCCAAGGACCCCTCGGCCCAGGGGACGGTGCCCGACGCGCACGATCCCTCGAAGCGGCACGCCCCCATGATGCTGACCACCGACCTCGCGCTGAAGGTGGATCCGGTCTACGGGCCGATCTCGAAGAGCTTCCACGAGGACCCGGCCAAGCTCGCGGACGCGTTCGCCAGGGCCTGGTACAAGCTGCTGCACCGCGACATGGGTCCCCTCTCGCGCTACCTCGGGCCGTGGATCCCCGCTCCGCAGCTGTGGCAGGACCCCGTGCCCCCGCTGGATCACGCGCTGGTCGGGGACGCGGAGATCGCCGACCTCAAGGCCCGGATCCTGGCTTCGGGACGGTCCGTGTCCCAGCTGGCCGCCACCGCATGGGCGGCGGCCGCCAGCTTCCGCGGCACCGACAAGCGGGGCGGGGCCAACGGGGCCCGGCTGCGGCTCGCGCCGCAGAAGGACTGGGAGGTCAACGCGTCGCCCGAGGTGGCCGAGACGGTGCGGGCCCTCGAAGGGATCCGGGAGGAGTTCAACGGGGCGCAGGCCGGCGGGACGAAGGTCTCGCTCGCCGACCTGATCGTCCTCGGCGGGTGCGCGGCCGTCGAGCAGGCCGCGAAGAGCGCCGGACACGCGGTCACGGTCCCGTTCGCACCGGGGCGCACGGACGCCTCGCAGGAGCAGACCGACGTGCAGTCGTTCTCCGTGCTCGAGCCCAAGGCCGACGGCTTCCGCAACTACCTGCCGGAGGGCGAGAAGCTGTCGCCTGAGACGCTCCTGCTGGACCGCGCCAACATGCTCACGCTGACCGTGCCCGAGATGACCGTCCTCGTCGGCGGCATGCGGGCCCTGAACACCGGCTACAAGCAGTCCGCGCACGGTGTCTTCACCGACCGGCCGGAGGCGCTGACCAACGACTTCTTCACCCACCTGCTCGACATGGGTACGGAGTGGAAGGCATCGGCCTCGGTCGAGAACGTGTTCGAGGGCCGGGACCGGGCCTCGGGCGAGGTCAAGTGGACCGCCACGGCGGTCGACCTCGTCTTCGGTTCCAACTCGCAGCTCCGGGCCGTCTCGGAGGTGTACGCGTCGCAGGACGCGGGCGAGAAGTTCGTGCGTGATTTCGTGCGGGCGTGGGACAAGGTCATGAACCTCGACCGGTTCGACCTGGCCTGA
- a CDS encoding DUF6213 family protein, which yields MNASVPLVSLPGGRLLIPADDATSLLRHLAAGWLHAVYEGEAELDPGTTLALAGVLMELADQIDVECIAFMPIRDADEDHDHDHDHDHNHNHD from the coding sequence GTGAACGCGTCGGTTCCCCTGGTCTCCCTGCCGGGCGGTCGGCTGCTCATCCCCGCCGACGACGCCACGTCCCTGCTGCGGCACCTCGCGGCGGGATGGCTGCACGCGGTCTACGAGGGGGAGGCGGAACTCGATCCGGGCACGACCCTCGCCCTGGCCGGCGTGCTGATGGAGCTCGCCGACCAGATCGACGTGGAGTGCATCGCGTTCATGCCGATCCGGGACGCGGACGAGGACCACGACCACGACCACGACCACGACCACAACCACAACCACGACTGA
- a CDS encoding type 1 glutamine amidotransferase domain-containing protein — MRIAFLTAPEGVEEIELTAPWKAVEQKGWIPQLVSTEPGRVQAFRHLDKAGTYPVDHVLAGDTSDAFDALVLPGGVANPDALRMNERAVGFVRSFFEAGKPVAAICHAPWTLVEAGVVRGRTLTSWPSLATDIRNAGGTWVDEEVVVCHAAPAALVTSRKPDDLDAFGTVLVREFAESEQPSGGRRSSAAGS; from the coding sequence GTGCGCATCGCGTTCCTGACCGCCCCCGAGGGCGTGGAGGAGATCGAACTGACCGCGCCGTGGAAAGCGGTCGAGCAGAAGGGGTGGATCCCGCAGCTGGTCTCGACGGAGCCCGGACGGGTCCAGGCGTTCCGGCACCTCGACAAGGCGGGCACGTACCCGGTCGATCACGTCCTCGCCGGTGACACCTCGGACGCCTTCGACGCGCTCGTCCTGCCCGGCGGAGTGGCCAACCCCGACGCCCTGCGCATGAACGAGCGGGCCGTCGGATTCGTACGGAGCTTCTTCGAGGCCGGCAAACCGGTCGCGGCGATCTGCCACGCGCCCTGGACCCTCGTGGAGGCGGGCGTCGTCCGGGGCCGGACGCTGACCTCGTGGCCGAGCCTGGCGACCGACATCCGCAACGCGGGCGGCACCTGGGTGGACGAGGAGGTCGTCGTCTGCCACGCGGCTCCCGCGGCGCTGGTCACCAGCCGCAAACCGGATGACCTGGATGCCTTCGGCACCGTCCTCGTGCGGGAGTTCGCCGAGAGCGAGCAGCCTTCCGGCGGCCGCCGGTCATCGGCGGCCGGCTCCTGA
- a CDS encoding DUF6131 family protein produces MLVLGIILLLVGWLTGIGILWTIGIVLLVVGAILWILGSVGHAVGGRRHYW; encoded by the coding sequence ATGCTCGTCCTTGGAATCATCTTGTTGCTCGTCGGCTGGCTGACCGGCATCGGCATCCTGTGGACCATCGGCATCGTCCTGCTCGTCGTGGGCGCGATCCTGTGGATCCTGGGCTCGGTCGGGCACGCGGTCGGTGGCCGACGTCATTACTGGTGA
- a CDS encoding Fur family transcriptional regulator, producing MSDLLERLRGRRWRMTSQRRVVAEVLDGEHVHLTADEVHARAARLLPEISRATVYNTLGELVTLGEVLEVSTDGRAKRYDPNAHHPHHHLVCSGCGLIRDVHPTGDPLAGLPAGERFGFAVSGVEVTYRGLCPACASDAPQV from the coding sequence ATGAGTGACCTGCTGGAGCGACTGCGAGGGCGTCGCTGGCGCATGACCTCCCAGCGGCGTGTCGTCGCGGAGGTCCTCGACGGAGAACACGTCCACCTCACGGCCGACGAAGTGCACGCCCGCGCGGCGCGGCTGCTGCCCGAGATCTCCCGCGCGACCGTCTACAACACGCTCGGTGAACTGGTCACCCTCGGTGAGGTCCTCGAGGTCTCCACGGACGGCCGGGCCAAGCGCTACGACCCCAACGCGCACCACCCGCACCACCACCTGGTCTGCTCGGGCTGCGGCCTCATCCGCGACGTCCACCCGACCGGTGATCCGCTGGCCGGGCTCCCGGCGGGCGAGCGGTTCGGCTTCGCCGTGTCCGGGGTCGAGGTCACCTACCGGGGCCTGTGCCCCGCCTGCGCCTCCGACGCGCCGCAGGTCTGA
- a CDS encoding nucleotidyltransferase family protein, whose translation MYGGQLPRDHTQAILEVTKHVAALLKQSGQPFALAGSVAAFAHGVPARFQHDTDFCVRHEDADAVIQALEAGGISMRRAPEDWLVKGSSGGEDIDLIFELARKPVSTELLDRAEVKAVDSVWMPVLSPTDLMDSRMAALCEHYCDFGDLLPMARMLREQIDWDRLDRTHRADALPDAFLYLLERLRVIDPREATP comes from the coding sequence ATGTACGGGGGCCAGCTGCCGAGGGACCACACCCAGGCGATCCTGGAGGTCACCAAGCACGTGGCGGCCCTGCTCAAGCAGTCCGGGCAGCCGTTCGCGCTCGCCGGCAGCGTGGCCGCCTTCGCGCACGGCGTGCCGGCCCGGTTCCAGCACGACACGGACTTCTGCGTCCGGCACGAGGACGCCGACGCGGTCATCCAGGCACTGGAGGCCGGCGGGATATCCATGCGCCGGGCGCCGGAGGACTGGCTGGTCAAGGGCAGCTCCGGCGGCGAGGACATCGACCTGATCTTCGAACTCGCCCGGAAGCCGGTCAGCACCGAGCTCCTCGACCGGGCGGAGGTGAAGGCGGTGGACTCCGTCTGGATGCCGGTCCTGTCCCCCACGGATCTCATGGACAGCCGCATGGCCGCGCTGTGCGAGCACTACTGCGACTTCGGCGACCTGCTGCCCATGGCCCGGATGCTGAGGGAGCAGATCGACTGGGACCGCCTCGACCGGACCCACCGCGCCGACGCCCTGCCCGACGCGTTCCTGTACCTCCTGGAACGCCTTCGCGTCATCGACCCCCGCGAGGCGACGCCATGA
- a CDS encoding intradiol ring-cleavage dioxygenase: protein MAENDTARTSRRALLLAAGSAGAALLASACAGPAGTRGAAGQPSASASAPRPTGGASSPSCVLTTEAGAGPYYLDLDRVRSDITEDRDGVPFRLDLTVVRVSAGCRPLRAATVDVWQADASGTYSTGGATFLRGTQVTDAAGRCVFRTIVPGWYAGLAPHIHFKVRPDTRTETTSQFFFPEDLLREVYARRPYARRAAPRHPNGRDSRYNSSGAAMTLAPAPDGSGYRAAYTVGIA, encoded by the coding sequence ATGGCCGAGAACGACACGGCCCGCACCAGCCGACGTGCGCTCCTGCTGGCCGCCGGATCGGCCGGGGCTGCCCTGCTGGCCTCGGCCTGCGCCGGCCCGGCCGGCACCCGGGGCGCGGCCGGACAGCCGTCGGCCTCCGCCTCCGCGCCCCGGCCGACGGGCGGCGCCAGCAGCCCGTCCTGTGTCCTGACCACCGAAGCGGGCGCGGGCCCGTACTACCTGGACCTCGACCGGGTCCGGTCGGACATCACCGAGGACCGGGACGGAGTGCCGTTCCGGCTGGACCTGACGGTGGTCCGGGTTTCGGCGGGCTGCCGGCCGCTCCGGGCCGCCACCGTCGACGTGTGGCAGGCCGACGCCTCGGGCACGTACTCCACCGGCGGGGCCACCTTCCTGCGCGGCACGCAGGTCACCGACGCCGCCGGCCGGTGCGTGTTCCGGACCATCGTGCCCGGCTGGTACGCGGGGCTGGCGCCGCACATCCACTTCAAGGTGCGCCCGGACACCCGTACCGAGACGACCTCGCAGTTCTTCTTCCCCGAAGACCTCCTGCGGGAGGTGTACGCCCGTCGGCCCTACGCCCGCCGCGCCGCGCCCCGGCACCCCAACGGCCGGGACAGCCGCTACAACTCCTCCGGCGCCGCCATGACACTGGCCCCCGCCCCCGACGGCAGCGGCTACCGCGCCGCGTACACCGTGGGCATCGCCTGA
- a CDS encoding metallophosphoesterase family protein, translated as MIRVAAVGDIHLGPGSAGMLRPAFDTLGDCADLLLLAGDLTRHGTPEEARVVAREVSGLPVPVVAVLGNHDYQSDQQDLVAAELAAEGVRVLEGEGVVLDVGGTRVGVAGTKGFCGGFAGRSASEFGEPEMKAFIRYTRACADGLDRALRELRADGCELRIALTHFSPVSDTLAGEPLEIYPFLGSYLLAEAVDEAGADLAVHGHAHSGTEHGMTAGGVRVRNVAMPVIDRAFALYHLAVPPV; from the coding sequence ATGATCCGCGTCGCGGCCGTGGGGGACATCCACCTCGGCCCCGGCAGCGCGGGCATGCTGCGCCCGGCCTTCGACACGCTCGGGGACTGCGCGGACCTGCTGCTGCTGGCCGGCGACCTCACCCGGCACGGCACGCCGGAGGAGGCGCGCGTGGTGGCCCGCGAGGTGTCCGGGCTGCCGGTGCCGGTGGTGGCCGTCCTCGGCAACCACGACTACCAGAGCGATCAGCAGGACCTCGTCGCGGCGGAGCTGGCCGCGGAAGGCGTCCGCGTCCTGGAGGGCGAGGGCGTGGTCCTCGACGTCGGCGGTACGAGGGTCGGTGTCGCCGGGACCAAGGGCTTCTGCGGAGGCTTCGCCGGGCGCAGCGCGAGCGAGTTCGGCGAACCGGAGATGAAGGCGTTCATCCGCTACACCCGGGCCTGCGCGGACGGTCTGGACAGGGCCCTGCGGGAACTGCGCGCCGACGGGTGCGAGCTGCGGATCGCGCTGACGCACTTCTCGCCGGTGTCGGACACGCTGGCGGGCGAGCCGCTGGAGATCTATCCCTTCCTCGGCAGCTACCTCCTGGCGGAGGCGGTGGACGAGGCGGGTGCCGACCTCGCCGTCCACGGCCACGCCCACTCCGGCACGGAACACGGCATGACGGCGGGCGGGGTGCGGGTGCGCAATGTCGCCATGCCCGTCATCGACCGCGCCTTCGCGCTCTACCACCTCGCGGTGCCGCCGGTTTGA